The genomic DNA ACCAGCTTCGGGTAGTTGTGCTTCAAGTGAGAAGCACAGGAGGCGCACAGGGTGATGACATAATCATACGCACCGGCCTCGAAGGCACGAAGGTTCTGGACGGCTACGTCACGTGAAACCTTCAAATCGCCCATCATCTGCACGGGCAGGCCGCAGCAGGACTGTTCAACCGGGTAGGACATATCCACCTTGTTGGCGGCAAAAACCTTGACGGCAGCCTGCATCTGCTCGGGGTAAACGAAGTCCTGCACGCAGCCCGAGAAAAGGCCTACGCGAAGCTTCGGCTTGTCAACCTGAGGACGGTTTTTCTCCCACCAGTCACGGAATGGAGTTTCAGCGATGGTCGGCAGAGCACGGAAGCTGTGCTCCTTGGAGAAGATCATGGGCAGGTGACGGATGAAGCCGTCCTTCTCTGCCACAGGCTTCTGGCCCCACTTGGCTGTACGCAGCAGCGTGTGGAACAGCTTGCGATTCTTGAGCAGCTTGCCAAGCAGAATGGTCGGCAACGGCTGGCCGTCCTCTTCCTGAATGCGGGCATGAATTTCCTTGATCAGGCGAGGCAGATCGATGCCGCCTGCACAGATATCCTTGCACGCTTCACAGTTGATACAGTTCTGGACGAGGTTCTTTGCCTTATCCTTACCGTGGAAGAAGTAGGTCAGAATCAGGCCGATGGCACCGATGTAAATGTGACCCATCTTATGGCCGCCGACGAGGCGGTAAACGGGACAGACGTTGGCACAGGCACCGCAACGCACGCAGCGGTTGACCTGGGAGAACAGCGGATCCTTGATGAGTTCGGAACGGCCATTGTCCAAAACGACGTAGTGAATTTCCTTTTTGCCGTCTTCGGCGGAAAGACATTCGTTGGCACCGGTGATCCATGTCACGTAGGACGTGATCTGCTGGCCGGTGGCATTACGCGGCAGCACCTTGAGAATACGCAGTGCGTCGTGCAGCTTGGGCAGGAGCTTGTCAATACCCATGAGTGCGACGTGAACGCGGGGCAACGTGGACACGAGGCGGGCGTTGCCTTCGTTGGTCACGAGGCCGATACCACCGGTCTCGGCAACAGCGAAGTTGGCGCCGGTGATACCCATGTCGGCATCGACATACTTCTGGCGAAGCTCGCGGCGGGCGACCTTGACCAGCTTCTCGATCTCGGCGTCCTGCTTCTTTCCGGTAACGTCGGTGAACAAGTCGCCGACCTGATAACGGGACAGGTGAATGGCGGGCATGACCATGTGGGACGGGCCTTCATGACGAAGCTGGATGATCCATTCGCCGAGGTCGGTCTCGACAACCTCGAAACCTTCGTCTTCCAGATCATGGTTGAGGAGGGTTTCCTCTGCAGTCATGGACTTGGACTTGACGACCTTCTTGCAACCGGCCTTCTTGCCGATTTCAGCGATGATGCGGTTGGCTTCATCTCCGTCCTTGGCATAGTGAACGTGAATGCCTGCGGCTTCGGCGTTCGCCTTGAACTCACGATACAGTTCCTCGTGATTAGCAGCGGCGGCGTCCTTGCAATCCGCGATATCCTTGATCAGCTTTTTGACGTCCATGTCCTTGAAGGCGTTGGCGCGTCCGGCGCGATAGGCCACGGCGAAATTATCAAGCGTAGTACGCAGGAATTCATTGTCCAGCGACTCACGCAGTTCCCCGCGATATTCTTTCAAATCTTTTGCATTCTGCATGATTAGTCCTCCAAAAGCAGGATATGGAGTTCAAGGGGACCGTGGACACCCATGGTGAGCACTCGCTCGATGTCCGCGGTACGGCTGGCACCGGTGACGTACGCCATGTAGTTGGGCGACTTCTTCATCCGGGTAAGCATCATCTTTTCCACCGCATAGGTGTTGGCGCGAATCTTGGATTTCGGCAGCACGCATACGTGGAATTCGCTGACCATAGTGGCGAGACGCAGTTCCTCACTGGGACAGTCGATCATCAGGGTACCGGTGTCGGCGATGCCGTATTCGGCAAAGGTGAACCCGATGTCCACACCGGCCAGATGGTCGCGCATACCGGAATCAATGCACTTGAATCCGGCCTTTTCACCCTTTTCAGCCAGTTTCTTGAACAGGTCGGCCTTCAGCCCCGGAGCGGCGATGACTTTCTGCTGTTTCGCGTCACACAACGCTTCCGCTTTTTCGGACAAGTCGGCCTCACAACCGCTGGCAAGCAGTTGACAGGCTTCCTTTTTATCACACAAGTCG from uncultured Pseudodesulfovibrio sp. includes the following:
- a CDS encoding L-lactate dehydrogenase (quinone) large subunit LdhH, producing MQNAKDLKEYRGELRESLDNEFLRTTLDNFAVAYRAGRANAFKDMDVKKLIKDIADCKDAAAANHEELYREFKANAEAAGIHVHYAKDGDEANRIIAEIGKKAGCKKVVKSKSMTAEETLLNHDLEDEGFEVVETDLGEWIIQLRHEGPSHMVMPAIHLSRYQVGDLFTDVTGKKQDAEIEKLVKVARRELRQKYVDADMGITGANFAVAETGGIGLVTNEGNARLVSTLPRVHVALMGIDKLLPKLHDALRILKVLPRNATGQQITSYVTWITGANECLSAEDGKKEIHYVVLDNGRSELIKDPLFSQVNRCVRCGACANVCPVYRLVGGHKMGHIYIGAIGLILTYFFHGKDKAKNLVQNCINCEACKDICAGGIDLPRLIKEIHARIQEEDGQPLPTILLGKLLKNRKLFHTLLRTAKWGQKPVAEKDGFIRHLPMIFSKEHSFRALPTIAETPFRDWWEKNRPQVDKPKLRVGLFSGCVQDFVYPEQMQAAVKVFAANKVDMSYPVEQSCCGLPVQMMGDLKVSRDVAVQNLRAFEAGAYDYVITLCASCASHLKHNYPKLVMDSPSLKLKADEFASKVIDYSSFVNDVLKVKSEDFVQTEGKATYHAPCHLCRGLDVHDAPRELIKKGGMEYVECNEEEVCCGFGGTFSMKFPELSAELLNKKLNNVEETGADVLLTDCPGCIMQLRGGLKKRGSKIKVRHVSEVLADNKR
- a CDS encoding lactate utilization protein, encoding MSSKEALQKQFTEKAELVSAVVTEVKNEDAALKYVLDLCDKKEACQLLASGCEADLSEKAEALCDAKQQKVIAAPGLKADLFKKLAEKGEKAGFKCIDSGMRDHLAGVDIGFTFAEYGIADTGTLMIDCPSEELRLATMVSEFHVCVLPKSKIRANTYAVEKMMLTRMKKSPNYMAYVTGASRTADIERVLTMGVHGPLELHILLLED